A window of Hymenobacter aerilatus contains these coding sequences:
- a CDS encoding SusC/RagA family TonB-linked outer membrane protein, with protein MHNEYAWYHLPVPVLVRQPSSRFSRHVALLIVLATLFVFLPHFGQAQANRTITGKVIDANSTGLPGVTIIIPGTTVGTSSGSDGSFELQVPAATTTLSVSSVGYTSQRVDITGKSSISVTLQEDSKALGDVVVVGYGTARKEDVTGSVTTLTEKEFNRGTFTSPDQLIQGRVSGVQVSNNSGQPGGPATVRIRGNSAVTGTGQPLYVVDGVPLDGRTARPGLVASTDVGAGADSNPLNFLNPDDVEAVTVLKDASATAIYGSRAAYGVVLITTKKGKTGAPVLNVGISNGFSTLLRRPDFLNASQYREAIGYYGAPAANDKGGDVDALKEILRTGYLQNYNVAMSGGGETGRYRLSIGYLDQDGIVKKTGFKKYSANLSTNFQFLESKKLGLDVNIATSQFREELANITTDAGFRGSLIGQALQWNPTQPLRNPDGTLFVQPGDVVNPVASQEYYNDRSRVTTILASAAPYYKFTDWLQYRMLISVNYNTGERRTSIDQRLINYPGIQDQGFASIGQNELTTQQIAHTLTFNKQVKDGLNINALLGYEYTKFANQGSNLNAYGNPAQGGFGNYGLDYTNYIQSSSAGSRLVSSFVDPSSQLQSVFGRAILNYKDRYVLTGTLRRDESSKFGPNNKVGYFPSFAIAWDLSQESFFPTERLTQLKLRAGYGRTGNQEFPAGSAQGRYTFNNLGEQAPLNDANPDLKWQSDAQYNAGIDVGMFNNRVTLTADYFYKTTTDLLFPQLPGQPAPPVQAIRWTNLDGKIVNKGVELALNTTIVTNEKVDVGLNANATFIHNEVKDLRTADITTGAINGQGLSGVLAQLITSGYPINAFFLPQYTGLNEQGLSNAPGPIAYAGSPNPKTLLGLGANVRYGKLSLVANMTGAFGQYIYNNTLNAVGNVGQIGAGKNIALSTFENPVKESIGNPSAATTRYLEKGNYLKMSNLTLAYSFGNIGSVFKGARVYATGQNLFVITKYDGFDPEINTIKRGANQVPSVGIDYLPYPSARTFTFGVNFSL; from the coding sequence ATGCACAACGAATACGCGTGGTATCATTTGCCTGTACCAGTTTTGGTTCGGCAACCGAGTAGCCGCTTTTCCCGGCACGTGGCGCTACTGATTGTTTTGGCGACTCTGTTCGTTTTTCTTCCGCATTTCGGCCAGGCGCAAGCCAACCGGACTATCACGGGTAAGGTAATAGACGCCAATTCCACTGGCCTGCCCGGCGTCACAATTATTATTCCCGGCACTACCGTTGGGACCAGTTCCGGTTCCGACGGCTCATTTGAATTGCAAGTGCCAGCAGCTACCACTACTCTATCGGTTTCGTCGGTGGGCTACACCTCCCAGCGCGTCGACATTACCGGCAAGTCTAGCATTTCCGTTACCCTGCAGGAAGACTCCAAAGCCTTGGGCGATGTAGTAGTGGTAGGCTACGGCACGGCCCGCAAGGAGGACGTGACCGGCTCGGTGACTACCCTAACCGAGAAAGAATTCAACCGCGGCACCTTCACCTCCCCCGACCAATTGATTCAGGGCCGGGTATCGGGTGTGCAAGTGAGCAACAATAGCGGCCAGCCCGGCGGACCAGCTACTGTGCGTATTCGCGGCAACTCGGCCGTGACGGGCACTGGCCAGCCCCTGTATGTGGTAGATGGCGTGCCGCTCGATGGCCGTACGGCCCGGCCGGGCTTGGTGGCTTCTACCGATGTGGGCGCAGGCGCAGATAGCAACCCGCTCAACTTCCTCAACCCCGACGACGTGGAGGCGGTGACGGTGTTGAAAGACGCCTCAGCTACGGCCATTTATGGCTCGCGGGCGGCGTATGGCGTGGTGCTCATCACTACCAAAAAAGGCAAAACCGGTGCCCCGGTCCTGAACGTAGGCATCTCCAACGGCTTCTCTACCCTGCTGCGCCGCCCCGATTTCCTCAATGCTAGCCAGTATCGTGAGGCCATAGGCTACTATGGCGCGCCGGCCGCCAACGATAAAGGGGGCGACGTGGATGCGCTCAAGGAGATTTTGCGCACGGGCTACCTCCAGAACTACAACGTAGCCATGAGCGGCGGCGGCGAAACCGGTCGCTACCGTCTCTCTATCGGCTACCTCGACCAGGATGGCATTGTAAAGAAGACAGGGTTTAAAAAGTACAGCGCCAACCTATCTACCAACTTCCAATTCCTAGAAAGCAAAAAGCTTGGCCTTGATGTAAACATTGCCACCAGCCAATTCCGCGAAGAACTAGCCAACATCACCACCGATGCTGGTTTCCGGGGTAGCCTGATTGGGCAGGCGCTGCAGTGGAACCCTACCCAGCCCCTGCGCAACCCTGATGGTACGTTGTTCGTGCAGCCCGGCGACGTGGTAAACCCAGTAGCCAGCCAGGAATATTACAACGACCGCTCGCGTGTAACGACCATTCTGGCCAGTGCCGCACCGTATTACAAGTTCACGGACTGGCTGCAGTACCGGATGCTGATCAGCGTCAACTACAACACCGGTGAGCGGCGTACTTCCATTGACCAGCGCCTGATTAACTACCCTGGTATTCAAGACCAAGGCTTTGCCAGCATCGGCCAGAATGAGTTGACCACCCAGCAAATCGCGCATACCCTCACTTTCAACAAACAAGTGAAGGATGGATTGAATATCAATGCGCTCCTAGGCTACGAATACACCAAGTTTGCAAACCAGGGCTCTAATTTGAATGCCTACGGCAACCCTGCGCAGGGCGGTTTTGGCAACTATGGCCTCGATTACACAAACTACATTCAAAGCTCGTCTGCCGGGTCGCGCTTGGTCTCTTCTTTCGTTGATCCATCTTCGCAGCTGCAATCTGTCTTTGGCCGGGCTATCCTGAACTATAAGGACCGCTATGTATTGACGGGTACGCTGCGTCGCGACGAAAGCAGCAAGTTTGGGCCAAACAATAAGGTAGGCTATTTCCCTTCCTTCGCCATTGCCTGGGACTTGAGCCAGGAATCCTTCTTCCCAACTGAGCGCCTCACGCAGTTGAAACTACGGGCCGGCTACGGACGCACCGGCAACCAGGAATTTCCGGCTGGTTCGGCGCAGGGACGCTACACCTTCAACAATCTAGGGGAGCAGGCTCCGCTGAACGATGCCAACCCGGATCTGAAATGGCAATCGGACGCTCAGTACAATGCTGGTATTGACGTGGGTATGTTCAACAACCGCGTAACTCTCACGGCCGACTATTTCTACAAAACCACTACCGACCTTCTGTTTCCGCAGCTACCCGGCCAACCTGCGCCGCCAGTGCAGGCCATTCGCTGGACCAACCTCGACGGTAAAATCGTTAACAAAGGGGTAGAGCTGGCACTGAATACTACTATCGTAACCAACGAGAAAGTAGACGTGGGATTGAATGCCAACGCCACTTTTATTCATAACGAAGTGAAGGACCTGCGAACGGCCGACATCACCACTGGCGCCATTAACGGCCAGGGCTTGTCGGGTGTATTGGCGCAGCTGATTACCAGCGGCTACCCCATCAACGCGTTCTTCCTACCCCAATACACTGGCCTAAATGAGCAAGGCCTTTCCAACGCACCTGGTCCGATTGCCTACGCCGGTAGCCCTAACCCCAAAACGCTGCTGGGCCTGGGCGCCAACGTGCGGTACGGCAAACTCTCGCTGGTAGCCAACATGACCGGTGCCTTTGGACAGTACATCTACAACAACACGCTCAATGCAGTAGGTAACGTGGGTCAGATTGGCGCCGGCAAGAACATTGCGCTTTCCACCTTTGAGAATCCGGTGAAGGAGTCTATCGGCAACCCCTCGGCCGCCACTACCCGCTACCTCGAGAAGGGTAACTACCTGAAAATGTCTAACCTGACGCTGGCCTACTCCTTCGGCAACATTGGTTCAGTATTTAAGGGTGCCCGCGTGTACGCTACGGGTCAAAACCTGTTCGTCATCACCAAATACGACGGCTTCGACCCCGAGATTAACACCATCAAGCGTGGGGCCAACCAGGTGCCCT
- a CDS encoding B12-binding domain-containing radical SAM protein, with the protein MSSPRILLITPPLTQLNTPYPATAYIKGFLTGRGYQVTQADLGLDLVLKLFSQEGLRRVFAAIEQGGFELSDNARRMVRLQRSYLTTIGPVIRFLQNKDTTLAPRICHARYLPEASRFDNVADLESAFGTMGLTDQARHLATLYLEDLGDLIKETVGPQFGFSRYAEKLGMSATSFDPLHEALQAAPNLLDQMLEELLDALVARVEPDVVGFSVPFPGNLYGALRLAGRAKQLRPRIKTLMGGGYPNTELRQLKEPRFFDYIDYLTLDDGEGPWLRLLEYLSQKGRHAELVEASLPLAISASNNEAIEMLRQAQHDGLDSPLPFQRTFLRNAAGEVEYVNQPFPDIPHPEVGTPDYSDLPLTEYLSVIEVLNPMHRLWSDGRWNKLTIAHGCYWKRCSFCDVTLDYISRYETAPATLLVDRIEQIIAQTGQTGFHFVDEAAPPLALRDLAVELLRRRVSITWWGNIRFEKTFSPDLCRLLAASGCIAVSGGLEVASDRLLALMEKGVTIAQVARVTDGFTQAGIMVHAYLMYGFPTQSAQETVDSLEVVRQLFGAGIVQSGYWHRFSMTAHSPVGKNPAKYQVAAIGPEPGTFAWNDLWHDDPTGTDHERFGPGLAKALYNYMHGVALQEPLQFWFDFKTPRPTVSRHLIQQALQEEGKPDFARQNNRLFWLGNAPELRQEAGKKGARAVLTFYEQAEDFELKTSPTLGSWLHQLLTRLTTDYDTKLLLKEAAASFPATAGQSFEAFLQSPTWQLLREKGLLLI; encoded by the coding sequence GTGTCTAGTCCCCGCATCCTGCTCATCACCCCGCCGCTCACGCAGCTGAATACGCCCTACCCGGCCACCGCCTACATCAAAGGCTTTCTGACGGGGCGCGGCTACCAGGTCACGCAAGCTGACTTAGGGCTAGACCTAGTGCTGAAGCTGTTTTCGCAGGAAGGCTTGCGGCGTGTGTTTGCGGCTATTGAGCAAGGTGGCTTCGAGTTGAGCGACAACGCCCGACGCATGGTACGTCTGCAACGCAGCTACCTGACTACCATTGGTCCGGTCATTCGCTTTCTGCAAAACAAGGATACTACCCTGGCACCGCGCATCTGCCACGCCCGCTACCTCCCCGAAGCCAGCCGCTTCGACAACGTAGCCGACTTGGAAAGTGCCTTCGGTACGATGGGCCTCACCGACCAGGCCCGCCACTTGGCTACGCTCTACCTCGAAGACCTGGGCGACCTAATCAAAGAGACGGTAGGGCCACAGTTTGGCTTTTCGCGCTATGCTGAGAAGCTGGGTATGTCGGCCACCTCGTTCGATCCGCTGCACGAGGCCCTGCAAGCCGCACCCAACCTGCTGGATCAGATGCTGGAGGAACTGCTGGATGCCCTAGTGGCCCGCGTGGAACCGGACGTGGTAGGGTTTTCGGTGCCGTTTCCGGGCAACCTCTACGGGGCGCTGCGGCTGGCGGGCCGTGCCAAGCAGCTCCGCCCGCGCATCAAAACTCTGATGGGCGGTGGCTACCCCAACACGGAACTGCGCCAGCTGAAAGAGCCACGCTTTTTTGATTATATCGATTACCTCACGCTCGACGATGGCGAAGGGCCGTGGCTGCGGTTGTTGGAATATTTGAGTCAAAAAGGCCGTCATGCTGAGCTTGTTGAAGCATCTCTACCGTTAGCAATTTCTGCGTCTAACAACGAAGCAATAGAGATGCTTCGACAGGCCCAGCATGACGGCCTAGACTCTCCCCTACCCTTCCAGCGCACTTTTCTGCGCAATGCGGCTGGGGAGGTAGAGTACGTCAACCAACCCTTCCCCGACATTCCGCACCCCGAGGTAGGCACGCCTGACTACTCCGATTTGCCACTCACCGAGTATCTGTCGGTAATTGAAGTGCTAAATCCCATGCACCGCCTTTGGAGCGATGGGCGCTGGAACAAGCTGACCATTGCCCACGGCTGCTATTGGAAGCGCTGCTCTTTCTGCGACGTGACGCTGGACTACATCAGCCGCTACGAAACCGCACCGGCTACCCTACTGGTAGACCGCATCGAGCAGATTATTGCTCAGACTGGTCAAACAGGGTTTCACTTCGTGGATGAAGCCGCCCCGCCCCTGGCCCTGCGCGACCTAGCGGTGGAGCTGCTACGCCGCCGCGTGAGTATTACGTGGTGGGGTAATATTCGCTTCGAGAAAACCTTCTCGCCCGATTTATGCCGCTTGCTAGCCGCTTCGGGCTGCATTGCCGTGAGTGGTGGCCTAGAGGTAGCCTCCGACCGCCTGCTGGCCCTCATGGAAAAGGGCGTCACTATTGCTCAAGTAGCCCGCGTGACAGACGGCTTCACGCAGGCCGGCATTATGGTACACGCCTACCTGATGTACGGTTTCCCTACCCAGTCAGCACAGGAAACGGTAGACTCTTTGGAGGTAGTACGGCAGTTGTTTGGGGCAGGCATTGTGCAAAGTGGCTATTGGCACCGCTTTTCGATGACGGCGCACTCGCCGGTAGGGAAGAACCCAGCGAAGTATCAGGTAGCTGCCATCGGTCCCGAGCCGGGCACCTTTGCCTGGAACGACCTCTGGCACGACGACCCCACTGGCACCGACCACGAACGGTTTGGTCCTGGTCTGGCTAAGGCACTCTACAACTACATGCACGGCGTGGCCCTGCAAGAACCGCTACAATTTTGGTTCGATTTTAAAACGCCTCGCCCTACTGTGTCGCGCCACCTCATTCAGCAGGCGCTACAAGAGGAAGGTAAGCCGGATTTTGCCCGGCAAAACAACCGGCTGTTTTGGCTAGGCAATGCGCCCGAACTACGCCAAGAAGCCGGTAAAAAAGGAGCACGCGCTGTGCTCACGTTCTATGAGCAAGCCGAGGATTTTGAGTTGAAGACTAGTCCTACCCTTGGTTCCTGGCTACACCAGCTGCTCACCCGCCTTACCACCGACTACGACACTAAGCTGCTGCTCAAGGAAGCTGCTGCCTCCTTCCCGGCTACTGCTGGTCAGTCGTTCGAAGCTTTCCTACAGTCGCCTACTTGGCAACTGTTGCGGGAGAAGGGTCTGCTGCTAATCTAG
- a CDS encoding AraC family transcriptional regulator — protein sequence MKTTLLHIKNMVCPRCIDAVRTVLEQAGYRPTEVTLGQAQLDRTTPADPTAVAPILQEAGFDVLTGRAEQLTEQIKTSLTEYLEHLRTARMPLTTSAFLTERFAATYSHLSKVFSRTANLTIEKYLIRLKIERVKEMLSYGELTLSEIADQMRYSSGQHLSNQFRQVTGRSVSEFRRDLMPKRLSLDKLG from the coding sequence GTGAAAACCACACTCTTACACATCAAAAACATGGTGTGCCCCCGGTGCATCGACGCCGTGCGCACCGTGTTGGAACAGGCCGGCTACCGGCCCACTGAAGTAACGCTGGGCCAGGCTCAGCTAGACCGCACTACCCCCGCTGACCCTACCGCCGTGGCGCCCATCCTGCAAGAAGCCGGATTTGACGTGTTGACCGGCCGCGCCGAACAACTCACCGAGCAAATCAAGACTTCTCTGACGGAGTATCTAGAGCACCTGCGCACTGCCCGGATGCCCCTTACCACCTCGGCCTTCCTGACGGAACGCTTTGCCGCTACCTACTCGCACCTAAGCAAAGTTTTCTCGCGCACCGCCAACCTCACTATTGAGAAATACCTGATTCGCCTCAAGATTGAGCGTGTGAAGGAAATGCTGAGCTACGGCGAGCTAACCCTTAGCGAAATTGCCGACCAGATGCGCTACAGTTCCGGCCAGCACCTGAGCAACCAGTTCCGCCAAGTGACGGGCCGCTCCGTAAGCGAATTCCGCCGCGACCTGATGCCTAAGCGCTTATCACTGGATAAGCTGGGGTAA